In the genome of Trypanosoma brucei gambiense DAL972 chromosome 11, complete sequence, the window cggtatTATAACAGCATCTCGGCTAaagtgtattttttttttttttaacctcCAACGTGCCGTCACGTTTTGTGCTTCTTAATCTATATATTTATCTCTCGGTACTGTTTTTTATGCCTTACCCGACAAGTTACCATATTGCCCTTTGTcaagcaacaaaacgcaAAGAACGTGGTTGGTTGGGAATGAATGTTTTTGATTCCAACAGCATGCTCTGTCAAGTTGTTAGCAATATCACAGACCCGGTGGAACTTTTCATTGAACCAGAAATGACTGTGGGTGAGGTGCGTGCATTGGTTGCGGAGATGACAGTTGACTCCAACGATTGGAATGTTCGTCTCACATTCCAAGGTCACACTTTAGAGGACGACGAGGAGACATGGAGTTCCGTGACTCAGCAGTACCCCGTCGCACAAGGAGTTGCTCCTAAACTCTTTTCACATGCATCTAAGaaacgagaagaaaaggcgCGACCACCGGTGAGTTTACCTCTGATGGAAGAACAAAAGGATCGACAGCAGGCAAAACTTATGGAACCGATAATCGACACGTTGGTTAACGATCCAAATTTTTCGGAGATGATGATCTCGGGTCAGCCGTCGCTTCGTCGTTTGATTGATGCGAACCCGGAGGTGGGGCGCTTGTTCCGGAACCCAGAAACCCTCAAGAGTCTCATTATGTCACAAATCGACCCTGATCAGCGAAGGGCGATGAATCGAAATGTGCAGTTGCAGTTGGCACAAATTAGCGCGATTCCCGGTGGTGAGCAGCTTCTTGAACGGTATACCAGTGGGCTTATGGACGATATGGACCTAAACTTGGACCTTGTGAGGAACACAAAGACTAAGGTTCCAGAAGACGAAAAAGATGATAATTCCGAGTCTGTGAGAGGGGTAAATAGCGAAGCCCTTCCAAACCCTTGGAGTCAGTCGACTAACACCGCCGATTCGGGTAACACAAACACTTTTAGTAACGCCGCGATGAACCTTTTTGGGATTCCTGGGAATGTGGGCCATCCGAGTTTAGGAAACCTTTTTGGGTCCGGTCTGGGGGGACCGTTTCCTTTTATGTCACCCGGCATCTCAATACCCCAAACAGGCGTAACCGCATCGCAACGGGGAGATGACGCCACGCGGTGGTCTCAGCAACTCGCCATGTTGAAGGATATGGGTTTCATGGATGAAGAGTTGTGTTTGGAGGCACTTCGAATGACTAATGGAGATGTGGACATGGCAGTAAACTTCATTGTGAACAAAGATAGCTCTTGATGTttctgtcaaaaaaaaaaaaggaaaaaaaacttgtcGCACAGAATGGTGGGTGCGGTTGTGCATGTACGTTTTCACGAAAGGAGAATTGATGGATGTGGCGTGTAGTTTAGACATATGTGGACGGCCCCACGGCGGAGGATTTGGGTTTTAAGTGTGTCTCCTTttccatttaaaaaaaaaaattctagTGCTTTACTTTGGATATATCTGGATGGGGGCACTCTTATATGCTACACCCTTGCGACTTACTTTTCCGTTCATTCACTGTGGGGTGaggctttaaaaaaaaaaaaactcgtgTTACTGGAATGGTAAGCGTCGTTTGTTCGTGAACCACATGCTTACATTTGGCTATTTAACCTCATTTAATACGCTCAAGGAGGGGATCAGGGACTTTAATCCACAAGCTTTTGTCACTTTCccctttgttcttttttgtttgtatgcACCTTAATGTATGTCtgtctattttctttttttcttccgaggtaatatatatatatatatatttttacgtATATATTGGGCACAAACgaacaccttttttttttttgccggtCAACTTAAAGAATGGGTGGAGCGACTTCATCTGAAAGGgggaatacaaaaaaaaaaggggtgtAGCGTTGAGGAACTACTTTCCACTACGGAACGAGCCctaaaagaagggaaatagGGAAGTAATACGCAAAGCAcatttataaatatttatataaagggaaagagagcaCAGGAGGGCTGTTGGAAACGCAATAAAGCACTTGTGGtacctcttctttttgcgAAAGTGAGGTTTCGCTTTGGGTTGCTACTTTTCAGGCGGTAAACTAAGTGGTTAGGGTGTGCGTAATTAAAAGTTCCCACCACTTTATGCGCTTTGTTCCACTTTTCCTTGCGGGTGCAGCACTCGCAACTTACTACCGACCTCTGGACAAGTCGAAATCTGCATATTGCTACGCGAGTATTGAAAATGCCTTACACTTTCAACCTAAACCAAAGCCCGGAAAAGTTTTTTCCCAACGATACCAACCGTATACCCTTGGGGATGTTGTTCCGATAACACATGACACtgctctttttcgtttccttatTGATGGAAATGAAGAGTTTAACCTAAAGCCATGCTCCACACTACAGGCATGCTACAAATATGGCGTGCAACCTATGGATCAATGCCAGCGCTTCTACACTCCTGTGACGGCTAATCACACGAAAGGTTATTTCGATATTATTGTGAAGCGCAAGCAAGGGGGACTCATGACAGAGCATTTATTTGGCATGCACATAGGAGATAAACTTCTGTTTCGATCAGTCACATTCAAACTGCAGTATCGTCCGAATAGGTGGAAACACGTGGGAATGATAGCGGGTGGCACTGGGTTCACTCCAATGTTGCAAATCATCCGTCATTCGCTCCAGGAAGAATGGGACAACGGTATGGTTGATCGGACTAaattatcttttcttttctgtaaccGAACGGAGAGACACATTTTGTTGAAGGGACTCTTTGATGATCTCGCACAAAAGTATTCCAATCGTTTTAAGGTATATTACACAATTGATCAGGCTGTCGAGCCTGACGTATGGCCGCACTACACCGGACTCGTAACAAAAGAGATGGTGCATGAGACCATGCCGGCACcgaatgaggaaaaaaagattatATTATTGTGTGGTCCCGATCAGCTGTTGAATCATGTCGCTGGAACACCAATGGGAACAATGAACACCATGTCGAGTGGAATGAATATCCAACCGATGGCACCAGACCTCAATAATTTAGTAAATCTTGGGGGGATATTAGGGGAACTCGGGTACTCCAATGATGAAGTTTATCGCTtctaataataacaacaaaaaataataggaAACGAGAATGTTTgatgaacaaaaaagtaaataggGGGAGACTGCATGGTTTTTACTCATGCTTACACGCGTGAAGTAGCGCATACGGAAAAACGATATTTAttccctttacttttcctctCGTCACGTGCTTGATCCTGCACAGTTTCCGTTTTTTGTTCTATTCATTTAAGATTTTGTCTCCCTGTACAACATGGTGGATGATACTATAGCGGCCGACACtatgggtttttttttacgacaATACATATTTGTTATTGATTTATTtggtttatatatatatatatatatattagttcCACTTCACCTCCAAAAGTCCCGGCATTTCTTCGAGGCAGTGGCACTAAGTTAAATCCATTGGGTTTTGTAATCGTTCGATGCAGAAATGGTTCAATTTAAAAGGACCCTTTTCTCTGTATCGTCTTTTTTTACCCTCCACCTTTCAGTTGCGTCATTTCGTCGCATGCGAAGGGGAgttataaatataaatatatatatatatatatatatatcgccATTTTTAAttgctttactttttcgCAGCTCCATCCTTTTTAccatttcattttgtttcttgcacCCCAATCGGTATTAACATGAACAAGTAGTtgcgagaaggaaaagggagagataTATACAGAGAAAGAGCGGCAGTAACAGCGGTGGTAGACATTCCTggggggaaatatatatattacactTCGCtgtcatttgttttgttgtcaccACCGTCATCTCCatcattccttttttcaactttgtttttgtttttgctgttacTGAGATAATAAATTTACGTACACTTACAAAATAGgggatacaaaaaaaaaaaaaaacttcctcTACTGCGGGGTTAGATAGAGGACAAAGTAGGAAATAGaatcttttttaaaaaaaagaaagaagaggatagaTAAATAGTTTGCAATGCTTCGTCGCACGTCGTTTAATTTCACAGGGCGTGCGATGATTTCGCGCGGCAGCCCCGAGTGGTCGCATCGTTTGGATCtcaagaaggggaaaaagacgACAATGATGCACAAACTTGGCACCAGTAAACCCAATAATGCATTGCAGTATGCACAAATGACTTTACACGACCTTACGGAGTGGTGCCTTGCTTACTCGCCGTGGCCTCTCACCTTCGGTTTGGCATGTTGCGCCGTAGAAATGATGCATGCATATGCTTCTCGGTATGATTTGGATCGTTTTGGTATTGTACCGCGTCCAACACCCCGTCAAGCAGAAATTATTATTGTCTCCGGCACTGTGACAAATAAAATGGCTCCAATCTTGCGGAACATATATGTGCAAATGGTGAACCCCAAGTGGGTTATTTCCATGGGAAGCTGCGCTAACGGTGGTGGTTACTATCACTTCTCCTACGCCGTGCTCCGAGGCTGTGAAAGAGCAATACCAGTTGATTTCTGGATTCCCGGTTGCCCTCCTTCAGCGGAAAGTCttgtcttttgcttgcatacATTACAGAAGAAAATACGCTGGCACGAAATTCAAAAGTATTCTGTTCGCGATTAAAGAATCATGGTACAATAGgagtttctatttttggtgtgcatatgtgtttgtgtgtgtgttaccCGATAGAAAAGATTTACATCGTTACGGCCGTTGGCAAACTAGCGGTAGGCGTCTGCGGGAAATCaaatccctctttttctccgtccttttttgacttttccctttccttcttttgttttggatCAGGGGATGGTGTTCCATTCTTTTGTTCATGCTCAGAAAACTTACTGaactggaaaaggaaagaaaaaaagggggaataaGTGGAGGTCCATAGGTTATTATAAGTTGCAActgcatgtgtgtgcgtttcACGGTTATTGGTGAGTCGTGAGTTAGTGACGTTAGTTAAATGTTTTTGCGACGGAAGAGTATTCGTGTGTAACTGCTAAACTACCTTCATTGTTCGTTAGCGATATAATATCACCGCTCCTGTTGTCAAACAAtgtattttctctctttccctctctccctACTGCCACTGTTTCCACACTCTTtcaccccctttccccttaatcttgcttttatttcttaACTGCAAGTAGTTTCAGTATCATTTCTATCGTGTTAAAGCCATCACTTAAACGAAAATCAAACGTAACGGTCGCAACTGAGAAGTAACACATCATCATTTACGGGAACGAAAGGAGATGTCCGCGAAGATGTGCCACGTCGTCATGTTTGCTCTCGACGCAACGAAGTTCGCCGCCAATCTTCCGGGTTCCGAGTTGCAGCGACACCTGAAATTACTTCGCGAAACAGTTCCGGGTTTGCTCGAAATTAATATGGGCCCAACTGGAACGGATCTTTTTCCCGGTTATGTGGATTGCAGCGGTGGTTTTACTCATTGCCTTGTCTCAAAGCACACAGACGTAAAGGCACTGCAGGAATATGTGGCGCATCCGAACCACGTCACGTTTGCGGAATTACTAAAGGCCTCATATTCCAAACCTCCCATCCGTGTAGACTTTGAGCTGAAGGAGTGATAATTTTTCTCTTAGTGGTGCCAGgcatgaggaagaggagggagtGAAGGCACAAAAGGCAAAAcgaaacacaacacaacgaAGGGTTTTGCCCCCACTTCTGAGACACGAAATGCAGCCTGCTTCTTCATTCATTCAATCACCTTaactacatatatatatatatatatatttatttatttatttatgtatgtttgtgtgtgtgtgtgtgtgtggaggtcttcttccttcagctcttcattttattttgcagGCGTTTATCGTGCtcatttcttccccctccccttttcatCCTCCGGTGTGCGGCGTAAAAGGCAAGTAAGCTGCAAGGAATGCAATTATCAACCGCTAACTTAAAGTGTTGGAGTGAGCCCGAGTGGTTTCGTTTTGATATTGTTGGGGCGTAATGTTTGCGGTTGGtaatgaataaaatgaagTGAATGGGAAGAaggttttattatttgaatTCCAGAGGGGATGGAGAAATAAATTATGGTTTTGCTCATTTTCAATGTTGGCAGCactgtgcatgtgtgtagGGATATGCAGGCAGATATATGTTATTTGTAACACTTACCTCGTACTGAATGTGTGGCACCGCATcctattttgtttcctcttcttgttgtttcattgatccttttattttatatcaACTAACAAAAATCAGatttagcaaaaaaaaattggggGAAAGTGAGGAGAAAATAGAATTGTGGTTGTGTGTATACCTTAAGCAAAAGGTATATACAGTTTTATAGTAATTTCTAAGTGTAATAGTGTTAGAGGGGAAGGGACAAGTGGTGTCACGGAGGAAACCACGTAAGCAAGGGGAACGTGGGCTTTTGCGTGCTGTTGAAGTAAAGCCTcagcacaaaaaagaaaaacccaCCCAACCTACGGACTTGCTGTGCCTTGATTTGTGAACAAAAGCATAGTGGATATCAACCGCTGCTCGCTCACGAATCTGGCAGAGCAATTCCTCCCCGTGCAAAACCCAGTCATCATTAGTTCCAAAGTGTTCGTATTAAAAAGGATACTTAGCCCACTTTTGGTGCACTGTTACACACATAGTTATATATACTTAcacatatttgtttattgatCATACACATCCAGTCGGCGTGAGTCCGACAAAAAATAGAATTTGAGTTACAcaaccaaacacacacacacacatatatatacacaaagTTATATCGCATTTTTCTCCTACACGCAGCTCCGCCAATGAGTTCTGTGAGGCTTCTACTTGGTCAGGTGATGCACATCACTCCGTCGAGTGTTATTTTCTCTGCTGATGAAGTGGACACACTTGACTTTCAGACAGTGAGCGCCATTCCGAAAGCACACCGGGACTTTGTTCAAAAAAATGGACTCATTGCGAAGGTTATGCTCTCAGTGACATCAAAAATAACGAGCTGGAGCACACGGGAGGAGCGACAAAAGATTTGGTGGGACGCACTGACGAGTACTGGGCTCGTCAGGTCCAAAGCGACCACCGTTGAGGTGCCAACTAACCTGAGCGGTGTGTTTTGGCCCATTATAGACGATGAACAATTAATGATATATGCCGATGCGGCGATAAAGCGCCATGCGAATCTGAAACTCAATGAGTGCCCTTACGTTGTTCCAGTTTTATATGCGCAGCAAATATTTTATAAGTGCCAGGAGGTCAAGGGGACGCTTTGTGTAGTTTGGATGCCGAAATGTAGGTACAACTTGGCTCACTGGACTAAGGTGCAAGTGCCCAGACGGTTCATCCCCGAATCTGTACTATACAAACTTATATACGACATCACCAATGCTCTAATTTTCCTTCGCGATGTTTGTGTGGAGTATCCAGCCTGTATCTCCATGGAAGACATCCTCGTCGGAGGAGTTAGTGATGCGGaaccatcttttttgttgaacaCGTTAACCAGTAGACCAACCTGCAATCAGAGCGAGGCGAACAGCAGATCGTCGTCCACGGTGCTTTTCGCACCTGAGTTGTTGATTCAACCTTGCAAATTGCTTACCAACTCGGCTTGTAATGTTTGGTCGCTGGGGATGATCGCTTACCAAATTGCATCGGGACTACCTAGCGAGGAAAGTAAAGCACATCTTATGGGGACACGCCACGCGGCAGGTGAGATGATGCTTAATCATTATCGATTGAAACCAAGCGATGTTGTACTTCGTGTGCGGGCAGTACTGCAGGCGGGTTCTTACAACAACCCGTTTATTCACCTCCTGCTTCTTATGCTAGGTCAGGACCCACACACGCGACCAACACCCTATGTGGTCTATGAAATGCTCCGTGATATTATGCGTTTCAAGCCTGTCATTCGCTTCCCATTTGCCATTGGACCCTTCACTCTGGTGCACTTGTGGTCGGATGACAAAATAGCAGTCGATCCAGTACAGCGGCGGTACGATACAGAGGCTACCTGTATCGTATGCAACGAAAGCCGCAGCAATTTGATGTGCGGGGACAATGAGCACACGTCTGCACTGTGTTCACCCTTGTGGTCCGCGGAGGAGCCGCTTCCGGGGTACGCAGTAGCTCGTGAAACTTCCATGACTTACTTGTATCCCATGCTTGGGAGATTGGACAAAAAAGCGCAGCGGCGGTACCTCGATGCAGCATTACGTGGCGACAAAATGAATAGGGGCAGCTTGCTTCAACTGCTCGGTGGTTTCGCTTTGTTGAAACCCAATGAGGGGAAAAGTGCTGTGGCTCACGACGTGATGATTCCTTTACCTAATGGTGTTCTTCATAAGGATGAAAAAGTCGCAGTGGCTGCGGAACTCAATTTCACCGCGGCGCTGCCGTGGCCTTCGCAGTGCACTTTCAAACTCCAGCAGGAGGGGAGAATACAGTGGTCCATACCTGGGTTATTCGGCTTCTCCAATGCCCGTTGGTATGCGTGGATATTACCGGGAGAGAAGCTGGAGTTGAATGGGGAACCGTGGGTACCGGCCCCTGATGGTGCTTTCGTGTTTTGGTTTAACGAAAGTCTACAACCCTCAGAATATGATCGGTATTTCGTTGTCTGCAGTGTCCTCTCCTTGACGTGGCAGGCGAAAATGAAGAGCAACGTGCTTCCCGACCACGTCTTCAAGAGAAAGGGTGATGTCGGTGGTTTGACACCCAGCAACGGATCTGAGGGCGGTTTCTCAAGCTGTACAACATCCCACAACGGCGAAGGGTCGGCGGAACGTCACTCCAAGAAAGATGTGGACGGTGTGGACAAAAGTGGTCGTAGCGCGTTAGGGCAACGCTCTGTGAACTCGTTGCTCAATCTCCCCAAAGTTGGGGATCTGCAGTGCACAAAGGGAGATGGTATATTGCCCGCCCGGAGGCAGGTGAGTAGCACTGCAAATACcacctcatcatcatccaaCTCTTGTGATTCTGATAACTCAAATCCTAACCACCGACGGCCTCCGAGGCGTGGAAGTGCGGTTGTGCGCATGGACTATGTGGATGATGTTGTGCCGGATATGATTTTTGATGGCACAGGGGAGACAAACAGCAAACGGCAGCCGCTGCAACCTCAGCAGCGAAACGGGGTTACCGGACACCGATCAAACTCAACAGAAGGTATCATATCTGTACTTCATAGGAGTGAAGACGGGATGGCTTGTTCCACACCTCGTGAGCCAACGTACCCTCGAGAGAGACCTCAGGGCAGGCACATAAACCCTCAACCAACCGAACCAACGGCTAACCCCCGTCCTCCACCTCCGAATAATTCCCCCGGAAGACGTCAACGGCACGAAGGTGAGGGCAAGTTTGGTCGACTACCAAGTGGAATGGTTACAACACCAACCCTCTCCAAATCACCATCCGGATCCCGCTTCTCTGGTCGGCCATCATCGCCAAGCGCTGCGGATGTTAACCGGACGTTGTCACCGAAGGAAAGCGCAGTGCTTCAACAGAGTAAAACCGGATTCCCACTGCAATCGCCCCCATTACGTGTGTTTGGACGTTGGCATCCTCCGCGGCACATTGACGCGCCGTTTCAATCGCTTACATTCTGCACATCGTCAACTGCTGAGCATGGGACCTTATCGCCACCAGTGATGCTGTCGATGGGAGTCCGCACGGCCCTCCATGCTCCTGCCGCCGCAACTCACATGGCGTTCGCCGCCAATATTATGCCATTAGTTCGCCGAAATCATCCAAAGAGCTCTGCGGCACTTGTTGTTAAGGAAAACAATGCGCGAGACATCATTCCCCACCATGGTTTGGTGTTTTatgatgaaaaggaggaggtagTTGGTCTTTTGGCACTGCGGTTCGCCCTCACAAGATCTCCGGACATCACTACAGGAGAAATGCTTCTTCCAATAAGGCTACTGCCGCCAGTTGTGGCGACAGCCGCCTTTAACGCGCAGTTGAATGCTGCTTATTTTACCGGTAATGCAGTTTTCCACAGTATCACACGCGTTGGGAGTGAAAGTGAAGTGTTGCGTCACTCAGAGAGTCTCCAACACCTCGGAAACTTCGAAA includes:
- a CDS encoding NADH-cytochrome B5 reductase, putative, with the translated sequence MRFVPLFLAGAALATYYRPLDKSKSAYCYASIENALHFQPKPKPGKVFSQRYQPYTLGDVVPITHDTALFRFLIDGNEEFNLKPCSTLQACYKYGVQPMDQCQRFYTPVTANHTKGYFDIIVKRKQGGLMTEHLFGMHIGDKLLFRSVTFKLQYRPNRWKHVGMIAGGTGFTPMLQIIRHSLQEEWDNGMVDRTKLSFLFCNRTERHILLKGLFDDLAQKYSNRFKVYYTIDQAVEPDVWPHYTGLVTKEMVHETMPAPNEEKKIILLCGPDQLLNHVAGTPMGTMNTMSSGMNIQPMAPDLNNLVNLGGILGELGYSNDEVYRF
- a CDS encoding NADH-ubiquinone oxidoreductase 20 kDa subunit (mitochondrial precursor), putative; this translates as MLRRTSFNFTGRAMISRGSPEWSHRLDLKKGKKTTMMHKLGTSKPNNALQYAQMTLHDLTEWCLAYSPWPLTFGLACCAVEMMHAYASRYDLDRFGIVPRPTPRQAEIIIVSGTVTNKMAPILRNIYVQMVNPKWVISMGSCANGGGYYHFSYAVLRGCERAIPVDFWIPGCPPSAESLVFCLHTLQKKIRWHEIQKYSVRD